In Arachis hypogaea cultivar Tifrunner chromosome 17, arahy.Tifrunner.gnm2.J5K5, whole genome shotgun sequence, a single window of DNA contains:
- the LOC112762576 gene encoding uncharacterized protein: protein MSSDSRSRSRSRSRSPMDRKIRSDRFSYRDAPYRRDSRRGFSRDNLCKNCKRPGHYARECPNVAICHNCGLPGHIASECTTKSLCWNCKEPGHVASNCPNEGICHTCGKVGHRARECTAPPMPPGDLRLCNNCYKQGHIAAECTNEKACNNCRKTGHLARDCPNDPICNLCNVSGHVARQCPKANMLGDRGTSGGMRGGGGGYRDVVCRNCQQLGHMSRDCMGPLMICHNCGGRGHLAYECPSGRFVDRYPRRY from the exons atgagtTCTGACAGCAGGAGCCGAAGCAGAAGCAGGAGCAGGAGCCCAATGGATCGTAAGATCCGCTCTGATCGATTTTCATATCGTGATGCACCTTACAGGAGAGATTCACGTCGGGGTTTcag CCGAGACAATTTGTGTAAGAACTGCAAGAGACCTGGTCATTATGCTAGGGAATGCCCAAATGTTGCAATTTGCCACAATTGTGGACTCCCTGG GCACATTGCTTCTGAATGCACCACAAAATCGTTGTGCTGGAATTGTAAAGAACCTGGGCACGTGGCTAGCAACTGTCCAAATGAAGGCATCTGTCATACCTGTGGTAAAGTTGGACATCGCGCAAGGGAGTGCACAGCACCTCCAATGCCACCAGGGGACTTGAGGTTGTGCAACAACTGTTATAAACAGGGTCATATTGCAGCTGAATGCACCAATGAGAAAGCATGCAACAACTGTAGGAAGACAGGACACCTGGCACGTGATTGTCCAAATGATCCCATTTGTAACTTGTGCAATGTTTCTGGGCATGTAGCTAGACAGTGTCCAAAAGCTAACATGCTTGGAGATCGTGGCACCAGTGGCGGTATGCGTGGGGGTGGTGGTGGTTACCGAGATGTTGTATGCCGGAATTGCCAGCAATTGGGTCACATGAGTCGGGACTGCATGGGACCTCTGATGATTTGTCACAATTGTGGAGGTCGTGGTCACCTGGCATATGAGTGCCCTTCAGGTCGATTTGTGGATCGTTATCCCAGGCGGTACTGA